The Medicago truncatula cultivar Jemalong A17 chromosome 4, MtrunA17r5.0-ANR, whole genome shotgun sequence genome includes a region encoding these proteins:
- the LOC11446548 gene encoding protein DETOXIFICATION 46, chloroplastic, with translation MALKIIPSILLLPRSLHHFPPRQNPNLKSLSLFPTISHPHLPLHFSSLSISALHPTRFVTARAIQPRELTGDEGRISEPSEEAKIENEAATQGVEKELANQGIWIQLKEIVKFTAPATGLWICGPLMSLIDTAVIGQGSSIELAALGPATVVCDYMSYVFMFLSVATSNMVATALAKQDTEEVQHHISVLLFVGLACGFMMLLFTWLFGAATLTAFTGIKNAHVVPAANTYVQIRGLAWPALLVGWVAQSASLGMKDSWGPLKALAAASVINGVGDIVLCTYLGYGIAGAAWATMASQVVAAYMMMRTLNMKGYNAFALSIPSGREFITILGLAAPVFMTMMSKVAFYSLLIYFATSMGTHTMAAHQVMVQTFCMCTVWGEPLSQTAQSFMPELLYGVNRNLSKARMLLRSLAVIGATLGLLLGIVGTSVPFLFPYIFTSDQMVIREMHKVLVPYFVALAVTPPTHSLEGTLMAGRDLRFISLSMIGCLCGGALVLSILCSRYGLQGCWFSLAIFQWARFSMALLRLLSPKGILYSEDIDHNRLQKLKTA, from the exons ATGGCACTCAAAATCATCCCATCGATACTTCTTCTTCCTCGCTCTCTTCACCACTTTCCTCCCCGCCAAAACCCTAATCTCAAATCACTTTCCCTCTTTCCAACCATTTCTCACCCTCACCTCCCTCTCCATTTCTCAAGTCTCTCAATCTCCGCACTTCACCCAACTCGGTTCGTAACCGCCCGCGCGATTCAACCTCGAGAACTCACCGGCGATGAAGGCCGAATCAGCGAACCTTCTGAAGAAgctaaaattgaaaatgaagcGGCGACACAGGGTGTTGAAAAGGAACTAGCGAATCAAGGTATATGGATTCAATTGAAGGAAATTGTTAAATTTACAGCACCTGCAACTGGACTTTGGATATGTGGACCGTTGATGAGTTTAATCGATACTGCTGTTATTGGTCAGGGAAGTTCAATTGAGCTTGCTGCTTTAG GTCCTGCTACTGTTGTTTGTGATTACATGAGCTATGTCTTCATGTTTCTATCAGTTGCTACTTCCAATATGGTTGCTACTGCCCTAGCTAAAcag GATACAGAAGAAGTGCAGCATCACATATCTGTCTTGCTTTTTGTTGGGTTGGCTTGTGGCTTCATGATGCTTTTGTTCACATGGCTATTTGGTGCTGCCACACTCACTG CTTTCACTGGGATAAAGAATGCACATGTAGTACCTGCAGCTAACACTTACGTACAG ATTCGAGGATTGGCGTGGCCTGCTTTACTTGTTGGATGGGTCGCACAGAGTGCAAG TCTTGGTATGAAAGATTCCTGGGGACCCTTGAAAGCTTTAGCTGCTGCCAGTGTTATAAATGGTGTTGGTGATATAGTTTTGTGCACCTATTTAGGCTATGGAATTGCAGGGGCTGCATGGGCCACAATGGCATCGCAA GTTGTTGCTGCTTATATGATGATGCGAACTCTAAACATGAAGGGATACAATGCCTTTGCCTTATCTATCCCTTCCGGGAGGGAATTTATAACGATACTTGGGCTTGCTGCTCCTGTGTTTATGACAATGATGTCAAAG GTGGCTTTCTACTCCTTGCTAATATATTTTGCAACATCAATGGGTACACATACAATGGCTGCTCATCAA GTCATGGTCCAAACCTTTTGCATGTGCACAGTATGGGGTGAACCTCTCTCGCAAACTGCTCAATCATTTATGCCTGAATTGTTATATGGAGTTAATCGGAATTTGTCAAAG GCCCGGATGCTTCTAAGATCTCTTGCAGTAATCGGAGCTACACTTGGATTGTTATTAGGAATTGTTGGAACATCAGTTCCTTTCTTATTTCCCTACATTTTTACATCTGATCAGATGGTCATAAGGGAG ATGCACAAGGTGCTGGTTCCATACTTTGTAGCACTGGCTGTGACACCCCCTACTCACAGCCTTGAGGGAACGTTGATG GCTGGAAGGGATCTAAGATTCATAAGTCTGTCAATGATTGGATGCTTATGCGGGGGTGCGCTTGTATTATCG ATCTTGTGTAGCAGATACGGGTTGCAAGGCTGTTGGTTTTCCCTCGCAATATTTCAATGG GCTCGGTTTTCAATGGCCCTCTTGCGACTTCTTTCTCCCAAGGGCATTTTATACTCTGAAGATATAGACCATAATAGACTGCAAAAGCTTAAAACTGCTTAG
- the LOC11443147 gene encoding uncharacterized protein: MTASSSVSSHFLFVLRSQPPLPSPSSSSSFISFLKPFFLPSSNITLRKFHLHPPLQKTLSPSFLSTPPFSSRAFFYTPPLSSFVEGSASKFIEEDEDEYDEEGDEFESERDDFEDTKVVVDEIGTTSSPLVSKREERLKLEVPSLSVKERKELGSYAHSLGKKLSTQLVGKSGVTPNLVTAFSDNLEANELLKIKIHGSCPGELEDVVKQLEESTGSVTVGQIGRTLILYRPSLSKLKVEEKKKQVRKLFLEKQNKRRLLINRSREQEPKSSRRGSPWKARGNRS, translated from the exons ATGACGGCATCATCATCAGTATCCTCTCACTTCCTCTTCGTTCTCCGTTCACAACCGCCGTTACCGTCACCGtcatcttcttcctccttcatttcatttctcaaacctttctttcttccttcttcCAATATTACCCTTCGAAAATTTCATCTACACCCACCTCTTCAGAAAACCCTTTCACCATCTTTCTTATCCACACCCCCTTTTTCTTCCCGTGCTTTTTTCTACACCcctcctctctcttcctttgTTGAAGGTTCAGCTTCAAAATTcatagaagaagatgaagatgaatatgatgaagaaGGAGATGAATTTGAAAGTGAAAGAGACGATTTTGAAGATACCAAAGTGGTGGTGGATGAAATTGGAACTACATCGTCGCCATTGGTGAGtaagagagaagagagattGAAATTGGAAGTGCCGAGTTTGAGTgtgaaagaaaggaaagaacTTGGGTCTTATGCACATAGTTTGGGGAAAAAGCTTAGCACACAATTGGTGGGTAAGTCTGGTGTTACCCCCAATCTTGTTACTGCTTTCAGTGATAACCTTGAAGCTAATGAACTTCTTAAG ATTAAAATACATGGGAGTTGTCCCGGTGAGTTAGAAGATGTTGTGAAGCAGTTGGAAGAATCAACTGGTTCAGTGACCGTTGGTCAGATTGGTCGAACCCTTATTTTATACAGGCCTAGTCTCTCCAAATTGAAggtagaagaaaagaagaaacaagTTCGGAAActttttctggaaaaacaaaataaacgaAGACTACTAATAAACAGG AGTAGGGAACAAGAACCCAAATCATCACGGCGGGGTTCGCCATGGAAAGCGAGAGGCAATAGGTCATAA